One genomic region from Spirosoma sp. KCTC 42546 encodes:
- a CDS encoding aldo/keto reductase — MEYRQLGASGLQVPVLSFGTATFGGGNDFFKAWGTTQVDEATRLVNLCLDAGVNLFDTADVYSDGLSEEILGKALTGLRDKVLISTKATFTFGKGPNNQGSSRLHLLKQCESSLKRLKTDYIDIYHMHGFDGVTPVEETLRTLDDLVQSGKVRYIACSNYSGWHLMKSLAVSEKYGWNRYVGHQVYYSLVNREYEWELMPLGIDQKVGGIIWSPLAAGRLGGKYRRNQPVPPDSRVAQGGSPVPAFAIPDELFYGIIDVLDELAVETGKTVAQIALNWLLQRPTVSTLVIGARNEEQLKQNLAAVGWNLTIEQVKRLDAASEVPTIYPYWHQRQNLTLNPPPKFY, encoded by the coding sequence ATGGAATACAGACAATTAGGCGCATCGGGATTGCAGGTTCCGGTATTGAGTTTTGGTACAGCCACATTTGGCGGTGGCAACGACTTTTTTAAAGCCTGGGGTACCACCCAGGTAGACGAAGCTACTCGTTTGGTCAATCTCTGCCTGGATGCTGGGGTCAACCTGTTTGATACGGCCGATGTATATTCGGATGGCCTTTCGGAGGAGATCCTGGGGAAAGCCTTAACGGGCCTGCGCGATAAAGTGCTGATTTCGACCAAGGCTACCTTCACCTTCGGCAAAGGCCCCAACAATCAGGGATCGTCGCGCCTGCATTTGCTGAAACAATGCGAGAGCAGTCTCAAGCGCCTGAAAACAGATTACATCGACATTTATCACATGCATGGTTTCGATGGGGTCACGCCCGTGGAAGAAACCTTGCGTACGCTGGACGATCTGGTGCAGAGTGGCAAAGTACGGTACATTGCCTGCTCCAATTATTCGGGCTGGCATCTGATGAAGTCGCTGGCTGTTTCTGAAAAATATGGCTGGAATCGCTACGTTGGGCATCAGGTATATTACTCCCTGGTAAACCGCGAATATGAATGGGAACTGATGCCATTGGGTATTGACCAGAAGGTTGGCGGGATTATCTGGAGTCCGTTAGCCGCTGGTCGATTGGGTGGTAAATACCGTCGTAATCAACCCGTACCACCCGATAGCCGGGTAGCGCAGGGGGGGAGTCCCGTGCCGGCATTTGCCATTCCCGATGAGCTGTTTTATGGCATTATTGATGTGCTGGATGAACTGGCGGTCGAAACAGGGAAAACGGTTGCCCAGATTGCTCTTAATTGGCTATTACAACGCCCAACCGTATCGACCCTTGTCATTGGGGCACGGAACGAAGAGCAGTTGAAGCAAAACCTTGCGGCTGTCGGCTGGAACCTGACTATCGAGCAGGTGAAACGATTAGATGCTGCCAGTGAGGTGCCGACTATCTATCCCTACTGGCATCAACGGCAAAACCTGACGCTGAACCCTCCCCCTAAATTTTACTAA
- a CDS encoding sugar porter family MFS transporter, whose amino-acid sequence MSQKQRIFVWSITAALGGFLFGFDTAVISGVEQSLQALWRLNVWEHGLTVSIALIGTVIGSMLGGIPAEKWGRKKTLFWIAILYLAASIGTALATQWSIFLVFRFLGGLGVGASSVAAPMYITEISPANSRGRLVALFQFNVVLGILIAYLSNFLLQGIGADSWRWMLGVQAAPSLIFLIAVLNIPESPRWLLLKQGKVAEALLVLNMIDPTTANQTLVAIQQSNHHTEGSTRLFSASHKTPIMLAVLFAVFNQVSGINAIIYYAPRIFEMTGLGKSSALLSSAGVGLVNLIFTMISMNLIDRFGRRTLMKIGSIGLIVTLALVARAFYVEDFSGMTVPLLLFGYIAFFGFSQGAVIWVFISEIFPNEVRASGQSLGSFTHWLMAAIITFTFPYFAEHVGGGNTFLFFTTMMVLQLVFVLRLMPETKGTSLEQIEKSFVVH is encoded by the coding sequence ATGAGTCAGAAACAGCGTATTTTCGTTTGGTCAATCACGGCCGCATTAGGCGGTTTTCTCTTCGGCTTCGATACCGCTGTAATCTCCGGTGTTGAGCAATCGCTTCAAGCCCTGTGGCGTCTGAATGTCTGGGAGCATGGCTTAACGGTTTCCATTGCCCTCATTGGTACGGTGATCGGTTCTATGCTGGGCGGTATTCCTGCCGAGAAATGGGGCCGGAAGAAAACCCTCTTCTGGATTGCCATCCTCTATTTAGCGGCCTCAATCGGAACGGCACTGGCCACCCAATGGAGTATCTTTCTCGTCTTTCGTTTTCTGGGTGGTTTAGGCGTTGGCGCATCCTCCGTGGCCGCACCTATGTATATTACCGAAATCTCCCCGGCTAACTCTCGGGGACGCCTTGTAGCCTTGTTTCAGTTCAACGTTGTGCTGGGCATTCTGATCGCGTATCTGTCTAACTTCTTACTACAGGGCATAGGTGCTGATTCGTGGCGTTGGATGCTGGGTGTGCAGGCTGCACCCTCCCTAATTTTCCTGATTGCGGTACTAAACATACCCGAAAGTCCACGATGGCTGTTGCTCAAGCAAGGGAAAGTTGCCGAAGCCCTGCTGGTGCTGAATATGATTGATCCGACTACCGCTAACCAAACATTGGTAGCTATTCAACAAAGTAATCACCATACCGAAGGATCAACCCGCTTGTTTTCGGCCAGTCATAAAACGCCCATCATGCTGGCGGTACTATTTGCGGTATTCAATCAGGTATCGGGTATTAATGCTATCATCTATTACGCACCCCGAATTTTCGAAATGACGGGTCTGGGCAAGAGTTCGGCTCTGTTGTCATCGGCAGGAGTTGGATTGGTCAACCTCATTTTTACGATGATTTCCATGAACCTGATTGACCGCTTTGGTCGGCGGACGCTCATGAAAATCGGGTCGATTGGGTTAATCGTAACCCTGGCTTTAGTGGCCAGAGCATTCTATGTAGAGGATTTCAGTGGTATGACCGTGCCGCTCCTGTTGTTTGGCTACATCGCCTTTTTTGGGTTCTCGCAGGGAGCGGTTATCTGGGTGTTTATCTCTGAAATCTTCCCGAATGAAGTACGTGCCAGCGGTCAATCGTTGGGCAGTTTTACCCACTGGCTGATGGCCGCCATCATCACGTTTACGTTCCCCTACTTTGCTGAACACGTTGGCGGGGGCAACACCTTCCTGTTTTTTACGACCATGATGGTGTTACAACTTGTGTTTGTATTGCGGTTGATGCCCGAGACCAAAGGCACCAGCTTAGAGCAGATCGAAAAATCATTCGTTGTCCATTAA
- a CDS encoding carbohydrate kinase: MTSTTIICFGEILWDVLPTCKQAGGAPLNVAVLLRNFGLNAQLISRVGNDPLGRELLEFLREKHLPTAYVQLGATHLTGIAKANLTNRNEVVYKILQPVAWDHIEYDASLAPLYQKSVLVYGSLAARSQTSRATLHQLLDQAALTVFDVNLRAPHYTPLEVTYLLQKADILKINYNELTEIAGWYTSRLSERDAMHFLRDRFKLKTVCVTRGSAGAIMLNSDGFTEHPGFRVPVEDTIGSGDAFLAAFLYKTLQGESPMKTLEFACAAGAYVATQRGATPIISEQLIRRKIRRVELL; the protein is encoded by the coding sequence ATGACATCAACAACTATTATCTGTTTCGGTGAAATTCTTTGGGATGTATTGCCAACCTGTAAACAGGCAGGTGGCGCGCCCCTGAATGTGGCTGTTCTGCTGCGGAATTTCGGATTGAATGCCCAGCTCATTAGTCGGGTAGGAAATGATCCACTTGGCCGCGAATTACTGGAGTTTCTGCGGGAAAAGCACCTGCCAACGGCCTACGTTCAATTAGGTGCTACCCACCTGACGGGCATTGCCAAAGCTAATTTGACCAATCGTAACGAGGTTGTTTATAAGATTCTGCAACCGGTAGCTTGGGACCATATCGAGTACGATGCGTCATTGGCTCCACTGTATCAGAAGTCGGTACTGGTGTATGGTAGTTTGGCCGCCCGAAGTCAGACCTCCCGAGCTACGCTGCATCAGCTCCTCGATCAGGCTGCGTTAACCGTATTCGACGTGAACCTGCGGGCTCCGCACTACACGCCGTTAGAGGTTACCTATCTGCTACAAAAAGCGGATATTCTGAAAATCAACTACAACGAACTGACTGAAATTGCTGGCTGGTATACCTCGCGACTGTCTGAACGTGACGCGATGCATTTCCTGCGGGATCGGTTCAAGCTAAAGACCGTATGTGTAACGCGGGGCTCTGCGGGGGCAATCATGCTCAACAGTGATGGCTTTACCGAACATCCGGGTTTCCGTGTTCCTGTAGAAGATACCATTGGGAGTGGAGACGCCTTTCTGGCTGCTTTTCTATACAAAACCCTGCAGGGCGAAAGCCCAATGAAAACACTTGAGTTCGCCTGTGCTGCGGGCGCTTATGTAGCAACCCAGCGTGGCGCAACGCCCATTATTTCGGAACAGTTAATCCGAAGGAAAATTCGACGGGTCGAGTTACTATGA
- a CDS encoding VOC family protein — translation MIQFVRLDHVLMCIPEGATAQAREFYRDVLGLTEIPGNHPSGAIWFQIADIQLHLREEAGDSYSKRHPAFEVANLDEAKQELAAKGLAIEYSSDIDGRERFFFRDPFDNRIEFLQFVD, via the coding sequence ATGATACAATTCGTACGTTTAGACCATGTGCTGATGTGCATCCCTGAAGGAGCAACGGCTCAGGCGCGGGAATTTTACCGGGATGTATTGGGCCTGACCGAAATTCCGGGTAATCACCCTAGTGGCGCCATCTGGTTTCAGATCGCCGATATCCAGTTGCACCTTCGCGAAGAGGCTGGTGATAGCTATTCCAAACGGCACCCGGCCTTTGAAGTCGCCAACCTCGACGAAGCCAAACAGGAGCTGGCGGCTAAAGGCCTAGCCATTGAGTACTCATCCGATATTGACGGTCGTGAACGGTTCTTCTTCCGCGATCCGTTTGATAACCGGATTGAGTTTTTGCAATTTGTTGATTGA